The nucleotide sequence CTATATGACGTTAGACGGGGTGAGCAAATCCTGGTACACGACTTGGGAGCCGCCCTGGGGATATTCTGCTATTGCAGTTATTGCTCATGAGATGGGGCATGGATTCGGTCTGCCCCATTCTTCCGGTGCCTATGGGGAAACCTACGATAATGTTTGGGATGTGATGAGTGACACCTGGACCAACTGTGGTAATTCAACCGATGCGACCTACGGTTGCCTAGGACAGCATACTATTTCATATCATAAAGATCGGCTGGGCTGGATTCCCTCGTCGCAGAAATTTGTGGATGATGGGAATGGCGCCCTTTTGACATTGGATCATATTGCCTTGGCCTCAATAACAAATTATAGAATGGTTCAGATTCCGATTGATGGCTCGTCCACTCATTTCTATACAGTCGAAGTGCGGGAGAAAAGCGGATACGATGTAAAGCTTCCCGGCAATGCAGTCATTATTCACGAAGTTGATACAACTCGTTCTCGTCCGGCCTATGTGGTGGATTCGGATGGCAATGGAGATACTGGAGATGATGGTGCAATGTGGATTGAGGGAGAAGTTTTTACCGACGCAATATACGGCATTACGGTCGAGATGGTTTCCGTCACGCCGAACGGATTTCAGGTGGCTATCAACCGGCAATCTGATGTCAATATTGTTCCTATCCTGAAGATGCTGTTGCTGAAGCAATAGAGTTGTTCCTTAATAACTTCCGAGCTCACAAAAACAGCCTCTTAAAAAACGAAAAATGGGCCTGCAAGCTTATATAGGAACAAGTCTAATAGAAAGTTAGCCTTTTTGTGCGTCTCAAGTATCCTTTTCGTGAGATATTTCCTTGCGACGTTTTATTACTCCGGCAGGAGGTTTTAGCCCGCCGATTTTGATGCCACCAGCTTTTAGCTGGTGGTTCTTCACTTAATAAGCTGATTCATCTCAAAGATCGGCAGGAGAATAGAGATGACAATAAAGCTGACTGCCACACCCATGACCAGGATCATGATGGGCTCAATCATTGAGGTCATGGCCATGACCTTGGTCTCTACTTCCTTCTCATAGCTGTCCGCCGCCTTTTCCAGCATTTTTTCCAGGGAACCGCTCTGCTCCCCCACCGCAATCATCTGGACAAGCATGGGGGTGAAGTACTTATTGCCGCGCAGAACGCTGGACAGGCTCTTTCCTTTTTCTAGCTCTTCAGCAGCCATATCCATCACGTCGGCTAACAGCACATTATCGAGGATATTTTTGACGATCTGCAATGAGGTGATCAAGGGGACACCGGATTGCAGCAGGCTGGACATGGTGCGCCCCAGGGTGGCGGCGGCAATTTTTATATTCAGATCCTTGAGCACAGGAAAAGAGAGCTTGAGGGTATCCCAGATCCGCTGGCCCTTGGGTTGTTGGATAAAAAAACGGATACCTATGATCAGGCCAATAATCAGGAAGGCCAAAATAATCCAGTAATTCTGGAGAAAATCACTGAGACTGATCAGGATTGTTGTTGGCAGGGGCAGGGCCTGATCTCGGTCAGTAAAGACCTTGGTGATGGAGGGTACAATAAAGGTGATCAGCAGGAAGAGGACGCCGATTCCTACTAGGGCCATAAAGATCGGGTAGATAAGGGCCGCAGCGATCCTGGAACGCATGGCCTGCTGGCGTTCCCCAACCTCGGCCAAGCGCTCAAGGACTACATCCAGGGAGCCTGAGGCCTCGCCCGCCTGGACCATATTGACGTAGATCTTGGAAAAGAGACGGGGATGTTCTGCCAGCGATGAGGTCAGGGAATTGCCTTCATTGACCGAATCCTTGATCTGGGTGATCTTGGTCTGCAAGGTCTTATTGCTGGTCTGCTCAACGAGGCCACTCAGGGCCGGAACCAGGGGAATACCTGCACCGAGCAGGGTGGCGAGCTGGCGGGTCGCCACATGGATCTCCTGCTGCTTGATCCGGGAACCGAATTGCAGGGAGAGGGCGTTTTTTTTCTCAGCCTCTTTTTTCCCTCGTCTGCCCCGAGGAACGGTTTCTTTGATCTCAACCGGATAGCTGCCGTCCTTGCGGATTTTTTGCCGGGCCGCTGAAATGGAGTCGGCATCCAGTACTCCTTTCTGTTTTTTTCCCTGCGCATTCAGGGCGGTGTATTCGTAAACAGGCATTATGAGACGTAGAGTTGGGGCTGAAGAAAATTTTTCAGGGATTCAATAAGAAATCTTTTATCCCTTATACCGAGCAGGTAGGTCTGCTCCTGCGACACTGCACTGAAAGGGAATTTTATTTTGTGAAGAATTCCTTAGCGAAACCTGACTTGATAAAGAATATAGTTGAGATGTGAATACACTGCAATCAAATGGTTGCTGTTGAACTGATTCCAGAGTTTTTGTTGACCGGGTTCTGCGCTCTTGAGCCACTGCACCATGAGATCTGCTCGGATAATAAGATGAGTTATTCCTTGATGTTGAAGGTTTTCCTGGAGCGTCTCAATATCGCTCTCCGGTTGCTGAAGCCAAGAGAGGAGGAGGTCGTGATTCCCGTAAGAATCAAAAATATGTTTTTTGTCCAGGTAATATCCCCGTGATCCTAGAAAAAGACAGAGTATTTTTGCGGAATCCGAGAGATTTTTATTCGCATACTGCATGACCGGATATTCCGGGATCTTTCTGTTTAGATATTCATCTCTGGTCAGGCGGCCTGTGATATAGCTGAACGGATCAACATCCTTGAATTGTTTCCCGATATAACTGGCGTTCCAGAGAAGGAGCAGGCAGACTGTCAGCGGCCAGACCAGCTGAACTAAGCCGCTTTTCTTTGCATATTTTTCAGACAATTTTTTTAGGTTGTTGAGCCCGTAGATGGAGAGGATAACCAGAAAGGGCACTATCGGTACTAAATAGCGGATGCGCAGGACACCGGTGTTAAAGGCAAAGAGAAAATAGAAAAGAGAAAAGGCCGCCAGCGTCGCTTTTTCAAGACGAGGCTGCTTCTTCTCCTGCCTGATACCCAGAAAACTGAGGAGCGGGAGGAAGAAGAGAAAGGGATTGAGGCGACCGTCAAAATAACGGGGATCATTATCCTGGCCTTCAAAGAAGATCCGGACAGGGAGGAGAAGAAGTTGCCAGATATTTTCCTGGTAGAGTACGTATCTTGTGGCGAAAACGCCCCGGGCACCGCTGCTGACTTGCTCAGCATTGTTTTCTTCGTTTTCTTTGACTTGGTGCTCTGTCGGTGCCGGAGAAGCTGTTGGATTAAAGAACCCATTATAGAGTGGATAGAGGGGATTGCCGGTCCAGACAGCGTTTCTGATCAGGCAGGGTGAGGCAGTGAGCAAGGCTGCAAGGCAGAACAGGACGGCTGCCTTTACTGCCGCAGGAGCAGTCCCCTGTTTTTGCTCCTGGGTTCTGATGAACAGAATCGGTAGGATAAAGGTAAGAATAAACAGTACCAGCAGGCCGTTATATTTGGTGCCGATTCCTAAACCACAACAGATGCCCGCCAGCAGCAGATCACGCGGTTGTTTTGTTTCCAGCCATCGAAAGAGCAGGAGCAGGGCCGCAGTGCTGAAAAAAACAAGCCCGAGATCCACATAGACCGTGATAGATAGCTTGACGATGATCGGGATACTGAGAAAAAATAGGGCCCCCAGCAGCCCGTAAGTGGCGGATAAGCGTTTTTTCAGGTGGAGATAGAGAAGTAGAGCTGTACCGAGCCCGAAAAATATGTGAATGTACTTGGCTAGGATATCGCTGCCAAGAGAAAGCGCCCCCATGTACAAGAGGTCGAGGTTCATGGGGTAGTAGGAGAAGACCAGCTCTGGGATCTCGTAGATGCCCCCATGTTGGAGGTAGAGTTTCGGGAGCTGGAGATGATGGATCAAGGCATCCCGACTGAAGGGAGGTGTGCAAGCCAGCACGGCAAGACTGACAAGTAGGCCTCCAAATAATATCCTGATAAGGATAAGAAACCCGCGTTTTTGGGAGACAGGATAGTGCAATGATTACTCTTTGTTGATGATATCGAGGAGTTCATTGGGGAGACGGCCTCCATACACCTTGCCGTCAACAATAAAAGAGGGGGTGCCGACAATATTATTTTTCAGGCCGGTACGAATGTCAGACTCGATTTTTTTGAGTGACGCGGGCGAATACATATTTTTTTTGAGCTGATCTACATCAAGCTGCAATTTTGCGGCAAATTTTTGGATATTAAAGGCGGTGATGCCACTTCGAATCGCAGTATACATCGCATCATTGGCCTCCCAGAATTTACCCTGTTGAGCAGCTGCAATAGTCAGCAAGGCCAGTTCCCCTGAACCCGTGTGAAAGGGCTTTTTTACTAATACAGTATTAAACTTTTCGTCCATAGGGTAGTGGTAATGGACCAGGCGGATCTTGTCGGGATATTTATCGACAAGAAGGCGTAAGAAAAAATGGACCTTGCTGCATTGAAAGCATTGATAGTCTGTAAATTCTTTGATGGTCAGCTTGGGGTTTTCCGCCCCTATCCAGGGATGTCCTTCTTCTGTAACGCCTTTAGCGATGTTTTGCGCTAGTTGCGGATACTGGTACTCCCAATAGGTGGGAATAAAGATTTTTAATGTCCCAAAGGTGAGGACGAGCAGCATGAGTAGGGTCAGAGTGATTTTTTGCCGGAGCAGAAATTCTAATCCTTTTCGTATACCAGAGAAAAGAGAGTGCTTGTTGAACCGTCTTCGGATGATCCAGGTCTGGAAGAGCAAGGCAAAGCTGACTACATAAGTAAAAAGGCAAACTATGCAATAGGACTGAATTTTTACTGCGGTTATGTAGCCAAAGAAAAGATCAATAAGTGAGAAAAGAAGGGCGATAAGGAAGAGCAGATCCCACAAACCTCTTCTTTCTTCTGTGTTGACTTGGGCAGGCAGGCTCAGAAGAAAAAAGAGGGTGTATCCCAGAACACCCCAGAGCGCCACAGGGAGACCCAGCAGGATCGACCAAGGGCTTTGTGATACTGTATCGCAATTGATGGATTTAGAAATGGCACAAAAACTGCTGTAACCGATGTCTGTATAGTTTCGGTAATGAGACAGGGCGAGGTAAGCCGAGGCCGCGATGCCGATAGCGGCAAGAATAAGTATCGGAACAGTGTAGACACGATAGGGTAATGGTAATGTTTTTTGCTTCATGGCTCCTCGTTGAAGAAAAAATCAGTATAATCGTAATAGCGTATTCTCTCGTTGCAGTTTTTTAACGAGAGGACCAAGCTTGCGGATTTTTTTCTGCTGATGGGGAAAGAGAAATCGGTCTTTCATATCATTAAGTATGATGTTGGCCGCTGTCCAGTCCTGAATAACTAAGGTCCACTTGAGTGCTTGACTGGCGTAAATAAAATTTTTTATATGACGAATTCCTTTATGAATTTCACTGTTTTCTTGATAGTCAGGAAAGGGGATGTCTTTTTGGATAAAAACAGAAGCATTTCTTCCATAATATATCAATTTCCAGTCTGGTGACAAATAAAACCATTGACCAATCACCATATCTTCATGTCCGATCAGCCAAAGATCACAGCCCTGAGCGGTAATATAGTCTGCAAATCTATCTGGATGTGAGCGAATAGTCTCTGGATTAAAAAAATACCAATACTCCTCCAACCATTTACTTCCCCTATAGGGAAAATGGCGAGAATCAACAAATACCTTGTTCTCAGGCCATAATTCCCACATAAGATATGCACCTTGATTATAGGTGTTGCCTATTTTGGCTGTTGGGAAATGTTTCTTGATATATTTTGACTCGTTAACTGGGCTGGAGTCTGCAATACCAAAACCTGTCCAGCAGCCCATTTCTGGTTTGACGCTAGCCTTATATATTGTTATTCCTGAAATACAGAGCGCTGAAACAAATATCAGTGCTGACCAAAGTCGAGGTGGAATTTGAGGGAGCCATCGTGTAAATGAGAGCTTATTCTGAGAGTCTTGGACCAAAAGAGCCAGGGAGGAGAAAAGAAAGATCGGTGCCCAGTAAAACGTTGTCCTCACCATCCGGGTATAGAGAAAGATGAAAATGAGGTTTGACAATAAAGAAGACCATTCCATTTTGCGAAAATTTCTGGCATAGAGAGCGAGAAGGCAGGATATACTTATAACCAGCAGGAGCCCTAATCCCATTTGATCATTATTGGCAAAGGGGGATTTATAGGCTGTAACAATATTGAATTTTGCTATATTTTTTTCAGTTGGTAGAAGCCCCCAAAAAAGTTGAGAAAGATATTCGAAGCCGTATGGAGTGATAAATAAGGATGCTCCCGTTAATAACGCAGCAATAAAGAGGTGCTTTCGTACAGCAGGAGAAAGCTTGTTGGAGGGGCTGAGCCAAGTATTGAGTATTTCACCGACCCCTATGGAGGCGAGAAAGACTGCGCCGAAGACAAAGCCGCCGTGGCTGTTCACCCAGATTAACATGATAAGTGGAAAGAGGTAGCAGTTTTTCCAAGCTGCGCTTTTTTCAGTTCGTATATACCACCAGTTCCAGGTTGTCAGGAACATAAACACAAAAGTAAATATCTCTGATTTTGCCGCGATTCCGGCGTAGGACATGAGCAATGCCAGTAGACAGAAAAACCAGGTTTCAGGGCGCGAGACAATTTTTAGTTTTCTGGCAAAAAGAAGGCAGGATAGTACAAGGCTGTAAATGCAGATATAGCGAAGAACAAAAAGTCCCTTTATCCCTGACATCTTATAGTAGAAATAAAAAAAGATATCTGACAGCCAGGTGCAATAGATATTTTCGTTAGTTGAAGGCGTCCAGGAGTACAAGGTGTGGTCAGGTATCAGGGTTTTATTCTGCCAGCAATATTCACCGTAAAGAATATGGAACCATATGTCACCATCCTTAAGCGGAATGGCGTAACGGAAGGCAATAATTAATAATGTCAGAAAAAAGGTTCCAACAGCCCAGTTCCATTGCGATGTATTTTTGTTTGACGTAGTTGAGTGCGCTGTTATTTTGTTATGCATTTTGAATACATAGTGTAATGATGAAGGTGTGCAGATCAATCCCGCTATGACTTGGAAATGATGAATTGCATCGGTGTTGCACAGCGTGGGGGTAAGATTTTTAGTAGTTTGATTGCTCCTGTAATCCGTAAAATTGAAAATAGGGACATGATAATAAAATTTTTATGTCTTTCTCGAAAGACAGGATCATTTTCGATTCTCAAGAAGATTTTATAGAGAAGTTTTCGTTGGAAGTGCACAACAAGGTTGTGTTGGGACGCGAATTTTTTTATTTCCTGATAGGTAATAAAATTGAGAGAACTCCATAGCTCTATATTGGTAGAGATCTTTTTAGAAAAAATGAGGTAGGTTAATCTTGGCCAGTTCGAGAGTACTGGTACCCCAAAGTGAGGCTCATAGGGAACAGAATAGTTTGGGCATGAATGGACCATCATGCCTTGATTATGCAGTACGTTGAGGAGGACAGAGAACGTTGCAAGTGGATTGGATATGTGCTCTATGACGTTGAAGCTAAAGATGAAATCAAATTTTCCGACCTGTTCTTCTTTCAGATCTATTGCAGGGTAAGGTAGGATCTCAAGAGCTATTTTTTTTAAATGCTTGATAACTACTTGTTGGAAGATGGAAAAAAAGCTGAAGCCTGCTGTTGCTGGTTCTAACGCGGTAATATTGAACCCTTCTTTTTTAAGGAATAAACTTAAGATACAAATTCCTGAACCGACTTCAAGGATACGTGCATTGTGATGGGGCAAAAAAGGATGAATAAAATTTAAGGCTGCACGAGCTTCATTAATGTAGGTATCAAAATTTTTTTGAGCGCGATGTGCTGACTTTCCTGTTGACTTACATATTTCTTCAGTAAGTAATGTTATAGGAATTGATTGTATAAAATGGTTGAAATCTTCTATAATCTTTTTATCCATTTTAGTTAAAAAAGAGAGAAATATATGGCAAAGCCCGTGTTAAGAGACCTGTTAATTTGTCCAGCATGTTGTTCAGATCGACTTGAATTTTATGTTAATAAGCAGATTGTTTGTCAACAATGTAGAGAACAGTATACTATTCAGAACGATAGCAGATATTTTTTTGTAGCACCACCTGAAAGCGGAAATTCTTTCTTTGAAAGGTTAAAAGAAACTTTTAAAAAATATCCGAGTCTGTATAGTCTGCTTGTCCATTTTATAAGTCCGGTTTGTCGAACGGATTATTGCAAACAGAAGAAAATAATTCGTAGTACATTAGAGGGTAACCCT is from Candidatus Electrothrix sp. GW3-4 and encodes:
- a CDS encoding glycosyltransferase family 39 protein, whose translation is MHYPVSQKRGFLILIRILFGGLLVSLAVLACTPPFSRDALIHHLQLPKLYLQHGGIYEIPELVFSYYPMNLDLLYMGALSLGSDILAKYIHIFFGLGTALLLYLHLKKRLSATYGLLGALFFLSIPIIVKLSITVYVDLGLVFFSTAALLLLFRWLETKQPRDLLLAGICCGLGIGTKYNGLLVLFILTFILPILFIRTQEQKQGTAPAAVKAAVLFCLAALLTASPCLIRNAVWTGNPLYPLYNGFFNPTASPAPTEHQVKENEENNAEQVSSGARGVFATRYVLYQENIWQLLLLPVRIFFEGQDNDPRYFDGRLNPFLFFLPLLSFLGIRQEKKQPRLEKATLAAFSLFYFLFAFNTGVLRIRYLVPIVPFLVILSIYGLNNLKKLSEKYAKKSGLVQLVWPLTVCLLLLWNASYIGKQFKDVDPFSYITGRLTRDEYLNRKIPEYPVMQYANKNLSDSAKILCLFLGSRGYYLDKKHIFDSYGNHDLLLSWLQQPESDIETLQENLQHQGITHLIIRADLMVQWLKSAEPGQQKLWNQFNSNHLIAVYSHLNYILYQVRFR
- the gspF gene encoding type II secretion system inner membrane protein GspF — its product is MPVYEYTALNAQGKKQKGVLDADSISAARQKIRKDGSYPVEIKETVPRGRRGKKEAEKKNALSLQFGSRIKQQEIHVATRQLATLLGAGIPLVPALSGLVEQTSNKTLQTKITQIKDSVNEGNSLTSSLAEHPRLFSKIYVNMVQAGEASGSLDVVLERLAEVGERQQAMRSRIAAALIYPIFMALVGIGVLFLLITFIVPSITKVFTDRDQALPLPTTILISLSDFLQNYWIILAFLIIGLIIGIRFFIQQPKGQRIWDTLKLSFPVLKDLNIKIAAATLGRTMSSLLQSGVPLITSLQIVKNILDNVLLADVMDMAAEELEKGKSLSSVLRGNKYFTPMLVQMIAVGEQSGSLEKMLEKAADSYEKEVETKVMAMTSMIEPIMILVMGVAVSFIVISILLPIFEMNQLIK
- a CDS encoding methyltransferase domain-containing protein yields the protein MDKKIIEDFNHFIQSIPITLLTEEICKSTGKSAHRAQKNFDTYINEARAALNFIHPFLPHHNARILEVGSGICILSLFLKKEGFNITALEPATAGFSFFSIFQQVVIKHLKKIALEILPYPAIDLKEEQVGKFDFIFSFNVIEHISNPLATFSVLLNVLHNQGMMVHSCPNYSVPYEPHFGVPVLSNWPRLTYLIFSKKISTNIELWSSLNFITYQEIKKFASQHNLVVHFQRKLLYKIFLRIENDPVFRERHKNFIIMSLFSILRITGAIKLLKILPPRCATPMQFIISKS
- a CDS encoding vitamin K epoxide reductase family protein, translating into MKQKTLPLPYRVYTVPILILAAIGIAASAYLALSHYRNYTDIGYSSFCAISKSINCDTVSQSPWSILLGLPVALWGVLGYTLFFLLSLPAQVNTEERRGLWDLLFLIALLFSLIDLFFGYITAVKIQSYCIVCLFTYVVSFALLFQTWIIRRRFNKHSLFSGIRKGLEFLLRQKITLTLLMLLVLTFGTLKIFIPTYWEYQYPQLAQNIAKGVTEEGHPWIGAENPKLTIKEFTDYQCFQCSKVHFFLRLLVDKYPDKIRLVHYHYPMDEKFNTVLVKKPFHTGSGELALLTIAAAQQGKFWEANDAMYTAIRSGITAFNIQKFAAKLQLDVDQLKKNMYSPASLKKIESDIRTGLKNNIVGTPSFIVDGKVYGGRLPNELLDIINKE